A stretch of Bradyrhizobium sp. CCBAU 53338 DNA encodes these proteins:
- a CDS encoding response regulator, translating into MSRSQLVAEHLPLLRRYARALTGSQASGDAYVAAMLEAMLGDPSVLEESHGPRAGLFRLFTQIWNSVSVNDDAEVATLPMPPERRLSNITPLPRQAFLLLSLEGFSEEEVAYILATDVAETRRLADTAGREMAAEIATDVLIIEDETFIAMDLESLVKNLGHNVVGVARTHADAVALAKNKRPGLILADIQLADGSSGLDAVNELLRTFEVPVVFITAYPERFLTGERPEPAFLISKPFQPAMVSAVASQALFFQRNSRNRTPKAPAA; encoded by the coding sequence ATGTCCCGTTCACAGCTCGTTGCTGAACACTTGCCGTTGTTGCGCCGGTATGCACGCGCCCTGACGGGCAGCCAGGCCTCCGGCGACGCCTATGTCGCAGCCATGTTGGAAGCCATGCTGGGAGATCCGTCGGTGCTCGAAGAGAGCCACGGGCCGCGCGCCGGCCTGTTCCGGCTGTTCACCCAGATCTGGAATTCGGTCTCGGTCAATGACGACGCCGAGGTGGCGACGCTGCCGATGCCGCCGGAGCGGCGGCTGTCCAACATCACGCCGTTGCCGCGGCAGGCTTTCCTGCTGCTCTCGCTCGAAGGGTTTTCGGAAGAGGAAGTTGCCTACATTCTCGCGACCGATGTCGCCGAGACGCGGCGGCTGGCCGACACCGCCGGCCGCGAGATGGCGGCGGAGATCGCGACCGACGTCCTGATCATCGAGGACGAGACCTTCATTGCCATGGATCTCGAGAGCCTGGTGAAGAATCTCGGCCACAATGTCGTCGGCGTCGCGCGCACCCATGCCGATGCGGTGGCGCTGGCCAAGAACAAGCGGCCGGGCCTCATCCTTGCCGACATCCAGCTTGCCGACGGTTCGTCGGGCCTGGACGCCGTCAACGAGCTGCTCCGCACCTTCGAGGTGCCGGTGGTGTTCATCACCGCCTATCCGGAGCGCTTCCTCACCGGCGAACGCCCGGAGCCGGCCTTCCTGATTTCAAAGCCGTTCCAGCCCGCCATGGTGTCGGCGGTGGCGAGCCAGGCGCTGTTCTTCCAGCGCAATTCGCGCAACCGCACGCCGAAGGCGCCTGCGGCGTAA
- a CDS encoding NepR family anti-sigma factor has product MKDLKSQASKSTTPGKGGLTPEIQSRIGHQLRAMYDDVVRQGVPDRFAELIKKLDAPGGGSPNENGAGGSNDNNGRD; this is encoded by the coding sequence ATGAAAGATCTCAAGTCTCAAGCCAGCAAAAGCACGACCCCCGGCAAGGGAGGCCTAACTCCGGAGATTCAATCCCGGATCGGGCACCAACTGCGCGCCATGTACGACGACGTCGTGCGGCAGGGGGTTCCGGACCGGTTCGCGGAACTCATCAAGAAGCTTGATGCGCCCGGAGGTGGATCTCCAAACGAGAATGGGGCTGGGGGCTCCAACGACAACAATGGGAGGGATTAA
- a CDS encoding sigma-70 family RNA polymerase sigma factor, translated as MPLTNSLRDDILAAVPSLRAFAISLSGNADRADDLVQETLLRALANIDSFQPGSNLPAWLFTILRNLFRSDYRKRRREVEDAEGNYAKTLKTQPSQNAHLEFEEFRTALDKLPQDQREALILVGASGFSYEDAASICGCAVGTIKSRVNRARSKLAALLYVDGAEDFGPDETVRAVIGGSGG; from the coding sequence ATGCCTCTCACGAACTCCCTGCGTGACGACATCCTCGCGGCCGTGCCGAGCCTGCGCGCGTTCGCGATCTCGCTCAGCGGCAATGCGGACCGCGCCGACGATTTGGTGCAGGAGACGCTGTTGCGCGCGCTCGCCAACATCGACTCGTTTCAGCCCGGCTCCAACCTGCCGGCATGGCTGTTCACGATCCTGCGCAACCTGTTCCGCTCCGACTATCGCAAGCGGCGGCGCGAGGTCGAGGACGCCGAGGGCAACTATGCCAAGACGCTGAAGACACAGCCCTCGCAGAACGCCCATCTCGAGTTCGAGGAGTTTCGCACCGCGCTCGACAAGCTTCCGCAGGACCAGCGCGAAGCCTTGATCCTGGTCGGTGCCTCCGGCTTCTCCTATGAGGATGCGGCCTCGATCTGCGGCTGTGCGGTCGGCACCATCAAGAGCCGCGTCAATCGCGCGCGCTCGAAGCTCGCCGCACTGCTCTATGTCGACGGCGCCGAGGACTTCGGACCCGACGAGACCGTGCGCGCCGTGATCGGCGGCAGCGGCGGATAG
- a CDS encoding nitroreductase, translated as MDAKVSQNDRIGVLEDLLNERYSVRAFLPKEVDRATIEHVLTTAQRTASWCNSQPWQVIIASGEAKERFRQLIYKEASGGLGDDYDFTPPREYVGVYLERRRESGFQLYNTLGIVRGDKMAYAKQALENYNFFGAPHVAIIHTNEPLGIYGAIDCGAYVSNFMLAAQALGLGTIPQAALARHSGLIRRHFDLPDDRRVVCGISFGYADNAHKVNSYRTSRASVADTVTFVGK; from the coding sequence ATGGACGCAAAAGTAAGCCAGAACGACCGCATCGGCGTGCTCGAAGACCTCCTCAACGAGCGCTACTCGGTTCGCGCTTTCTTGCCGAAAGAGGTCGACCGCGCCACCATCGAGCATGTGCTCACGACGGCACAGCGCACCGCGTCCTGGTGCAACAGCCAGCCCTGGCAGGTCATCATCGCCAGCGGCGAGGCCAAGGAGCGCTTCCGCCAGCTGATCTACAAGGAGGCTTCGGGCGGCCTCGGCGACGACTACGATTTCACGCCGCCGCGCGAATATGTCGGGGTCTATCTCGAACGCCGCCGCGAGAGCGGCTTTCAGCTCTACAACACCCTCGGCATTGTCAGAGGCGACAAGATGGCTTACGCAAAACAGGCGCTGGAGAACTACAATTTCTTCGGCGCGCCGCATGTCGCGATCATTCACACCAACGAGCCGCTCGGCATCTACGGCGCGATCGATTGCGGTGCCTACGTCTCGAATTTCATGCTCGCCGCGCAAGCGCTCGGGCTCGGAACGATTCCGCAGGCCGCATTGGCGCGACATTCCGGCCTGATCCGCCGCCACTTCGACCTGCCTGACGACCGCCGTGTCGTCTGCGGCATCTCGTTCGGCTATGCCGACAACGCCCATAAGGTCAACAGCTACCGCACCTCGCGGGCATCGGTCGCCGACACGGTGACGTTCGTCGGGAAATAA
- a CDS encoding acyl-CoA dehydrogenase, whose translation MNFDDTPQEAAFRETARKWVAANAPKELEEELSKSSLGRIRLAKHDMVEVGKAWQKKKSDGNWACLHWPKEYGGRGATPIEKVIWQQEEGVYGKLTQPFQIGEGMCGPTVMAWGSEEHKRRYLPKLASGEEIWCQLFSEPAGGSDVAGLRTRAEKQGDNWVINGQKIWTSGAHYSDYGLLITRTDPGVPKHKGLTMFFLDMKSKGVEVRPIKQANGMQEFNEVYFTDVVIPDSQRLGAIGEGWSVSLTTLMNERMSIGARLATGVPELFDFCSNLMLEDGLAIDDPAVRSKLASWAVKSSGLKYTSYRAISALSKGERPGPENSIGKLVSGVMLQDIATYAMDLQGAAGLLTGDAEETVQGQFQQMLLSSPGMRIAGGTDEILRNIIAERVLGLPGDIRVDKDLPYNKIPTKGR comes from the coding sequence ATGAATTTCGACGACACCCCGCAGGAAGCCGCATTCCGCGAGACCGCGCGCAAATGGGTTGCCGCCAACGCGCCGAAAGAACTCGAGGAGGAGTTGTCAAAATCCTCGCTCGGCCGCATCAGGCTTGCGAAGCACGACATGGTCGAGGTCGGCAAGGCCTGGCAGAAGAAGAAGTCGGACGGCAATTGGGCCTGCCTGCATTGGCCGAAGGAATATGGTGGCCGTGGCGCCACGCCGATCGAGAAGGTGATCTGGCAGCAGGAGGAGGGCGTCTACGGCAAGTTGACCCAGCCGTTCCAGATCGGTGAGGGTATGTGCGGCCCGACCGTGATGGCCTGGGGCAGCGAGGAGCATAAGCGTCGCTATCTGCCGAAGCTCGCCTCCGGCGAGGAAATCTGGTGCCAGTTGTTCTCCGAGCCCGCCGGCGGCTCCGATGTCGCGGGCCTTCGCACGCGCGCGGAAAAGCAGGGTGACAATTGGGTCATCAACGGCCAGAAGATCTGGACCTCCGGTGCGCATTACTCCGACTACGGCCTCCTGATCACCCGCACCGATCCTGGTGTGCCCAAGCACAAGGGCCTCACCATGTTCTTCCTGGACATGAAGAGCAAAGGCGTCGAGGTTCGGCCGATCAAGCAGGCCAACGGCATGCAGGAGTTCAACGAAGTCTATTTCACCGACGTCGTGATCCCAGACAGCCAGCGTCTCGGCGCGATCGGCGAAGGCTGGAGCGTATCGCTGACCACGCTGATGAACGAGCGCATGTCGATCGGTGCGCGGCTTGCAACCGGTGTGCCTGAGCTGTTCGACTTCTGCTCGAACCTGATGCTGGAGGACGGGCTTGCGATCGACGATCCGGCCGTGCGCTCAAAGCTTGCGAGCTGGGCGGTGAAGTCGAGCGGGCTGAAATACACGAGCTACCGTGCGATCTCGGCACTGTCGAAGGGCGAGCGTCCCGGCCCCGAAAACTCCATTGGCAAGCTGGTGTCGGGCGTGATGCTGCAGGATATCGCGACTTACGCGATGGATCTCCAGGGCGCTGCCGGGTTGCTCACCGGGGATGCGGAGGAAACCGTCCAGGGCCAATTTCAGCAGATGCTGCTGTCCTCTCCCGGGATGCGCATTGCCGGCGGCACCGACGAGATCCTGCGCAACATCATCGCCGAGCGCGTGCTGGGCCTGCCGGGCGACATCCGTGTCGACAAGGACTTGCCGTATAACAAGATCCCGACCAAGGGGCGGTGA
- a CDS encoding acyl-CoA dehydrogenase has translation MNFDDTPQEAEFRAIARAWIGANAPKQYEEDLRKSSLGRTALKNADILDVAKAWQKKKADAGWACLHWPKEYGGRGSSPIERVIWQQEEGPFGQLSRMFIIGHGMCGPTMMAFAREEHKRTYLPPLASGEKVWCQLFSEPAGGSDLAGLRTRAEKDGDDWVINGQKIWTSGAHYSDYGILLTRTDPTVPKHKGLTMFFLDMKSPGVEVRPIKQASGASDFNEVYFTNVRIPDHQRLGEVGDGWNVSLTTLMNERSAIGAAVSTGFPELFEYCSSLMLDDGPAIEDRAVRSKLANWAVKASGLKYTSMRAISALSRGERPGPENSIGKLVAGSMIQDVATYALDLQGAAGVVSGEDAELAGRFQAMLLRAPGTRVEGGTDEIMRNIIAERVLGLPGDIRVDKDVPFNKIPTKGR, from the coding sequence ATGAACTTCGACGACACCCCGCAGGAAGCCGAATTCCGCGCTATCGCGCGCGCCTGGATCGGCGCCAACGCACCCAAGCAATATGAGGAGGATCTGCGCAAATCCTCGCTCGGCCGCACGGCGCTGAAGAACGCTGACATTCTCGATGTCGCAAAGGCCTGGCAGAAGAAGAAGGCCGATGCCGGCTGGGCCTGCCTGCACTGGCCAAAGGAGTATGGCGGTCGCGGCTCGTCGCCGATCGAGCGCGTGATCTGGCAGCAGGAAGAGGGCCCGTTCGGCCAGCTCTCCCGCATGTTCATCATCGGCCACGGCATGTGCGGGCCAACCATGATGGCGTTCGCGCGCGAGGAGCATAAGCGCACCTATCTGCCGCCGCTCGCCTCTGGCGAGAAGGTCTGGTGCCAGCTGTTCTCCGAACCCGCCGGCGGCTCGGACCTTGCGGGCTTGCGCACACGTGCCGAGAAGGATGGCGACGACTGGGTCATCAACGGCCAGAAGATCTGGACCTCGGGCGCGCATTATTCCGACTACGGCATCCTGCTGACCCGTACCGATCCGACCGTGCCCAAGCACAAGGGCCTCACAATGTTCTTCCTGGACATGAAGAGCCCGGGCGTCGAGGTGCGGCCCATCAAGCAGGCGAGCGGCGCCTCCGACTTCAACGAGGTCTATTTCACCAATGTCCGCATCCCCGATCATCAGCGCCTCGGCGAGGTCGGTGACGGCTGGAATGTCTCGCTGACCACGTTGATGAACGAGCGCAGCGCGATCGGCGCCGCCGTCTCGACCGGCTTCCCGGAGCTGTTCGAATATTGCTCGAGCTTGATGCTCGACGATGGTCCGGCGATCGAGGATCGCGCGGTGCGCTCGAAGCTCGCGAACTGGGCAGTGAAGGCGAGCGGGCTGAAATACACCAGCATGCGCGCGATCTCCGCGCTGTCGAGGGGCGAGCGGCCGGGGCCCGAAAATTCCATCGGTAAACTGGTGGCGGGCTCGATGATCCAGGACGTCGCGACCTACGCGCTGGATCTGCAAGGTGCAGCCGGCGTCGTTAGCGGTGAAGATGCCGAACTGGCCGGCCGCTTCCAGGCGATGCTGTTGCGCGCGCCCGGTACGCGCGTCGAAGGCGGCACCGACGAGATCATGCGCAACATCATCGCCGAGCGGGTGCTGGGCCTGCCCGGCGACATCAGGGTCGACAAGGACGTGCCGTTCAACAAGATCCCGACCAAGGGAAGATAA
- a CDS encoding acyl-CoA dehydrogenase family protein — MNFDFSDDQKQLRDQARKFLAEKCSPKAVRVVLDGKAPYDKELWKGLAEMGFLGVAIPEDFGGAGAGHLELCVIAEEMGRANAPVPFSSTVYLAAEALLIAGSAAQKKKWLPAIASGDAIGTLALFEGKGNPAPKNVKLAAANGVLNGVKKPVADGTIADFAVVAARTGSSGRDSDISLFLVDLKAGGVEVKSLTNLDPTRGQAEIIFKDCKAEPLGAAGEGWSILTQVLDRAAVLCAFEQVGGSDRALEMGRDYALDRIAFGRQIGSFQAVKHMLADMYVSATLARSNSYYGAWALSTNAAELPEAAAAARISATQAFQHCAKNNIQVHGGMGFTWEFDCHMYYRRANAMALGLGSLSYWEDQLIDRMRKKNAA; from the coding sequence ATGAACTTCGATTTCTCCGACGACCAGAAGCAGCTTCGCGACCAGGCGCGCAAATTCCTCGCCGAGAAGTGCTCGCCGAAGGCGGTGCGCGTCGTGCTCGACGGCAAGGCGCCCTATGACAAGGAGCTCTGGAAGGGCCTCGCCGAGATGGGTTTTCTCGGCGTCGCGATCCCCGAAGATTTCGGCGGCGCCGGTGCCGGTCATCTCGAGCTCTGCGTGATCGCGGAAGAGATGGGCCGCGCCAATGCACCGGTACCGTTCTCTTCGACCGTCTATCTTGCTGCCGAAGCGCTGCTGATCGCGGGCAGCGCCGCGCAGAAGAAGAAGTGGCTGCCCGCAATCGCCTCGGGCGATGCGATCGGCACGCTGGCGCTGTTCGAAGGCAAGGGCAACCCGGCGCCGAAGAACGTCAAGCTCGCGGCCGCCAATGGCGTCCTCAACGGCGTCAAGAAGCCGGTGGCCGATGGCACAATCGCCGACTTTGCCGTGGTTGCGGCGCGCACCGGATCGAGCGGGCGCGACAGCGACATCTCGCTGTTCCTGGTCGATCTCAAGGCCGGCGGCGTCGAGGTGAAGAGTCTTACCAATCTCGATCCGACTCGCGGGCAGGCCGAGATCATTTTCAAGGATTGCAAGGCCGAACCGCTCGGTGCCGCCGGCGAAGGCTGGAGCATTCTCACGCAGGTGCTCGACCGTGCCGCGGTGCTCTGTGCCTTCGAGCAGGTCGGCGGCTCCGACCGTGCGCTGGAAATGGGCCGCGACTACGCGCTCGACCGCATCGCCTTCGGTCGACAGATCGGCTCGTTCCAGGCGGTCAAGCACATGCTCGCCGACATGTATGTCTCGGCAACGCTGGCGCGCTCCAACAGCTATTACGGTGCCTGGGCGCTCTCGACCAACGCGGCCGAGCTGCCGGAAGCGGCCGCGGCCGCACGCATCAGCGCGACGCAGGCGTTCCAGCACTGCGCCAAGAACAACATCCAGGTTCACGGCGGCATGGGCTTCACCTGGGAGTTCGACTGCCACATGTACTACCGCCGCGCCAACGCGATGGCGCTCGGGCTCGGCAGCCTGTCCTATTGGGAGGACCAGCTGATCGACCGCATGCGCAAGAAGAACGCGGCGTAA